CCGAGAGTCATTGtaactttgggtattgtaggcagATTAGAGTTAATAAAGTTGATGGTGCTATGTGTAAGATGAGCAGGAGTAAAGTGACCGGGCCGGATGAAATTccggtggagttttggaagagtgcgaGCAAGGTAGGCTTGGAAGGGCTCGCTCggttatttaatatcatttttagAACGAAAAAGATGCCCGAAGATTGGAGGTGGAGAACGAtggttcctgtatacaagaacaaggatgatatccaaaattgcaataattatCGGGGTATCAAACTACTTAGCCATACTATGTAAGTCTGGGAaagagtggtagagctaagggtgaggaggGGTATAGCTATTTTCGAGAACCGATTTGGATTTATGCTGGGGTGTTCGACTACAGATCGTCCatcttgttaggagattgatggagcagtatagggagagaaagaaggacttgcatatggtgttcattgactAAGAAAATGCGTACGATAATATATCGAGGGAGTTTTTGTGGAGATGTTTAAGGCTAGAGGTGTACCTGTTGCCTACGTTAGGTTGACTAAGGATATatatgatggagtaaagacccgagtgaggacggtaggtggggactcagaccattttccggttatgatggggttgcatcggGGGTCGACACTTAgaccttttttgtttgctctagTGATGGACGTATTGACGCGCCATATCCAAGGAGAGGTTCCGTAGTGCAttctatttgcagatgatattgtattgattgatgaGACGCAAGACGGTGTGAAtgcgcaattagaggtatggagacACACCTTGGAATCTaaaagtttcaagttgagtaAGACCAAGGTAGAATACTTGAAGTGTcagttcagtggcgagactcaagagggggaaggggaggtgaggctggactcgcaggtcatccctaggtgatggagttttaagtaccttgggtctattatttagggggatggggagattgatgaagatgtcacacatcgtattggggcggaaTGGATGAAATAAAGACTCAattccggtgttttgtgtgacaagaaggtgccaccgaaacataagggtaagttctatagagtggtggtcagatcaacgatgttgtatggggtCGAGTGTTGatcagtcaagatcgctcatgtccagaagatgaaagtagcagagatgaggatgtggAGATAGATGTACGGGCAGGCCAAGTTAGATAGGattagaaatgaggttattcgcgacaaggtgggtgtggcccctattgaggacaaagtgcgggaagcgcgacttagatggtttggtcatgtgaggaggaggagcacagacgcccccgtaaggaggtgtgagaggttgacattggaggtcCTATGGAGAGGTAGATGTAGGCCAACGAAGAGGTGGGGAGAGATGATTAGGCAAGATATGacgcaacttcagctgaccgaggacatgacctttgataggaaggtatgaaggtcgaggattaggatagtagagtaggtagtctagagtgtttaTAACAGTAATATTGGCACACAGTCTCATTTTCTATTGGTAGTAgattttatgactaaccgttgtcttctttcattgttaatcaccttactatcttgttgtttttattctgcttgtATATGgatttttggtactgtcccttcttatctatattttcattaatgtgatgCTTATGCTTtactgagccgagggtctattagaaacaatttctctatcctcacaagttaggggtaaagtctgcgtacacactaccctccccagatcccacggtgtgggataatactgggtatgttattgttgttgtatgtatcaatcaaaaataatttctttaacaaaaattcttctAATACTTTTTAAAGGTTATTTCAACAAATAAGTTACTAAACTCTTATTTAGAAGGGTGATAGTATAagttattaaaatattcggcatcATGCTAATACTTTCAAAACCTGAGGGGGCAAAGTAACGTTTATCCAGAAGTCCAAACTGCAACCTCGTAAAGATGCATATAGATATTTTTTTCAGAATAAACTGATGCAATATCGATAATTCAAAAAATCATTCAATCTTCTCTGAAACAACACATTTCCCTTTAATTCTTTTTTGTGAAAATGGCGTCAACGAGTGCTCTCTCAGCTGGGATTTCAAACCTCCATAACTTCTCCTCAGTAGCCTTCTGtaagctctttttttttcctataagttattttattctaattaaattttagttatttttttatgtaGAGAACTATTAGTTTGCTATAAAAGACAATTATTTATTATTGGAATGAACATAGAGGATTCATGTAGCTGATTGTTAATTTGTTATTATTGGAATGAACATAGAGGATTCATGTAGCTGATTGGTAATTCGGAAACATCCTCTCTAccgggtagggataaggtctgcgtacacactacctccGCCGATCCCACACGTGAGAtattactggattgttgttgatttgttgaCATACAAGGTGGTAGTAATTCTTTGCAGAACAAACTGGCAATTTAATTAGTACATCCAATTTATTTTACTTTGGTTAGTGATGATGTGTGAAGTGTAAGTAATTTACAAAATGAGATGGCATGACAttgtttcctttttagtctgtttcaTTAACTATAAACAtccaattttacccttaataacaTGAATTTGTAGATGCACAAATATCATTACATGTTTAAGTCCACAAGCGccaaaagtctttctttcttaaactcgtACCCAGTCGAACAAGTTAACATAAAATGAAATGAAGGTACTAGTAGTTCTTTGTTGCTAAGGAGTTTGTGTTGATATTTTACACAAAGCCCTAGAAAAGATAGAGAGAGCTAGTAGGTAGAAGCTATTAGCTTTCTTGATGTAAAGGTAGCAACTTTCTTTGTTGAAAGAGGCCAATTTTGATGGTAATCACAAAATTTTCCAACCTTTGAAAGTTTTTCAACGCGCATGTGCCCTTCCTGCTGAAATGCGCGCACGCGCACATGAGCAGTATTGAAATATAGCAGCCATTGCCACAAAGGAGTAGTTGTATGGTGGCACTTTATACCCCACTGACTTAAAAATCCTATATCCGCCTTTGTCCTGACATTTTTCTTTTGATGTCCCATATGCAGACGAAGATATATTTAGGTAAACCTCTAATAACAATGGGAAAATCCTATCAATTTTTGATGGCGTGTAATTGTTAGTCATTTACAAAAAGAGATGCTGTTATGGCTTATGTTTATGTTTATAGTTTATAGAAGGCCCTAATAAGATAAAGAGAGCCAGTAACTCGAAGCTATTAGCTTTCTTGATGTAAAGCTAGAAATTTTCTGGTATCgacaaaattttccaacttgtgGAAGTTCCTTAATGTGGATGTGCCCTTTCAACTCAAAGTATTAAACTCAAAGTACACAGACACACTCTCCCGATAACAGGTAAAGCCCGAAGGTTGTTCCTGTCCCAGTCAGTGGAGATGCCAACCTTCTCTCCTTTCTACGAACGCACACACACTCTTATACTAacgattttgaaaaaaatatgttTGTGTAAGCTTGCGACCATTGCCACAAAGGAGTAGTAGTGTGGTGGCACTCTATACCCACTGGCTGATAAATTCTGTAGCCGCCTTTGCCCTGACATTCTATCTTTCCATGCCTATTTGCAGATAAAGATATATCTTAGTAAACCCTTAATAACAATGGGAAACTCCTATTAATCTTTTCAATTTTTCCAGCAACTGCCACCGAATCTGACTGTCTATGCAGATTATGTGTTTTTCATTTCCTTAAATGTGTGATAATGTTTATGAAGGTTTGATTCAGTAATAAATAAGTTGAGGGTGAGTACTTCTCTTTTAAGCTACGAAATATATTAACCTTCCTATTACATGTACCAATGTGCCTTTACTATCGAGAGGAAAAGCTCATGCTTAGCAAAAAGGTTGATGCTTTATCATCATGTTGTGTTCCAGACATTGTTTCAAACTTCTGAATTTAGAGGGAAATGGCTTATATGAGTGTCAATATTTGGTCAAAGTTTCTTTCCATTTAGACATTTCTTTGGCTAAAAGATCAAGCACGTCTCAGAATAATGGTTTTCAATGATTGAATATTATTGTTAAAAGACGTCCATCCTTGATTGATTATTACTGTTAAAAGACGTAAGAGGATGAACGTGGACTTCTGGCTCTGTGCAGTTTGGGTGTTAATTTTTGCTTTCTGTATGTTGTTTCAGCACTGTGAAAATTAAGCACCTAATGAAGTATATGTTATTTCACAATTTTGGTCTTTGCAGACAATCCAAGTCCTAATGTGAATCAAGTTGGCATGTGGACTTTATCAAGATCCGGCTGTCGAAAGGTTTCAGATAATCCCAGACCTATGCAAATACGTGCTCTGTTTGGAGGCAAAAAGGACGACAATGAGAACAATAAGGTATCTGAGTATATTCCCTTCATTGTAGAGGATTTTGTTACTTACATTGACATTGGATCTATCTTGTTCACTGACTTGTTAAAAATTATTTTGAGCTATATATGCGTGCAAAGAACACATTGCAAAATCTTCTTCTGGTAGCTTGCTAATATTATCTCCGCAGTTAAAAGAATCAAGTTCATGGGCCTTTTATTGGTAATAACATTGACAATAAACAGAAGCTCATTCAAGAAACATGGTTGTTTGGGAGTTCCCTGTttctttttttggtatttttatgatacCCCGGAGGGTCAATGGCGCACGGttcgaaactcggtggataatgggccCGCCCCTCTACTCTCTGCTTAAACACCAAGCTTTTGTTAGTGGCATTGTTTGGGAGTtctaatttcaaaaatatttagcAAGTTTAAAGAAATTCCTTGGGAAAGAATGATTTCAATTCTTGTTCACGTCATTATTACCCTTGATAATGGGTAATGGATTACATGATACAAAGGTGGACGGAGAGCCTTGAATTCATTTCTCTTTGTTCAAATTATCGTGATTTGAAGTGGCCCCTAGGGTTGGCAATAGTTGACCCTTCCATGACCTAACTACAACAACACCAAATCCAGTAAAATCCCccaagtggggtatggggagggtaatgtgtatgcagaccttacccctaccttgagggtagagaggctgtttccgatagttCTCCGGCTCAAGGAAAACTTTTTAACAATGAACTGGCTGATGAGCCTTGATTAGCGTCTATTTATGAAACACGAAGGGGTTGGTTAATGGTTACAAACAAAATGAAATACAGAGGGGTGTTCAGACATCCAAGACCATATCTTTCTTGGGTGCTGAAATTTTCGTTCAAGTCTCTTCAGGACTTGAATAGACTTAAATACCCCAACATATTCGTAAGGTTTGTTCATGGACAGAAAATCAGAGGAAATGTCTCTGTTCAGTTTTAAAGCTCGTTAGCCTCAAACCTCGGGTAACCATGAGTGCAAGTGTTGACAATCTAATGAAACAACAAACTCAACTTTGTTATCAACGAAAAAGTAGAGGaataatctctttttttttttggattttcaggTGTTTGACGTGGGAAGATGCTTATTCATTTGACATGTTTTTCCGTTTAACCTTTTTTATCTACGCTTGATGGGTTAGTATGTCACAGAAGTGTCACGTCCATAGGAAGTGTCATGGTTCTAAAAATACCTGGATGTCAAATGCAAGTTTTTTAAAAATCTCTCTTGAAGTCGCACTGAGTTAGCTGAAAAGAACACATAATAGACGCTTAATATCCATGTATGAGGTACCAGCTAGTGGTATTAACACATAGTCATGTTGTTACATTTAAATTAGTTATAGCTTTGGCACATTAGTTGTGATTACTTTGCTAAAAGGCAAATTATTGAGTCCTAATAGAGCGGGATGAATATTGAGGATTCGTATAATGGACCCAACATGTATGAATTTGAGGCatatttgtttattgttttacCTTCACGGGGCACTTCGGAAATGGGGTTTGATGTTTTGGTTCAGCTATATAAGTAATGCAGTCATTATCAAATGTATAAGCTGCTGCTCCTCAGCCTAAGCATGCTTGTAGTTCTATCTTTCTTATGCTTCACCTGGTGTTCACTCGTAAAAAGTATTGTATAATTTTGCTTGACCAACCTCAGTTTGTGTATCTTGATCTTAGGCAGGTCTTCTGGGAAACATGCAAAACTTATACGAGACAGTGAAGAAGGCACAAAATGTGGTTCAAGTTGAGGCAGTGCGAGTGCAAAAAGAGCTCGCTTTGTATGTTTCTATATAGTACAGTTTGTAGTATGTTTTTACCTTCTTATAAGCATGCTTTATGAGAATACCGTATATCATTTTTCTACTTATTCTATTTTTGGTGGTTTGTATTTTCAGAGCAGAATTTGATGGTTACTGTGAAGGTGAACTAATCAAGGtatgttcttttcttgttttattttggtGTCATCTAACTGGAGAGATAACTTCTAATTGACCTAACTGAAATACTGATTCAGCTGCCCCTGAAATTAAGATGCAGTCTGGTGGCCGATCTTACTGGGCAACTAAAGTGTTGGGTCTGTTTTTTGGGTTTAGACATAGAATGCTCAGTCTTGGCCAGCATTTCTTGCCAAAAGTTCAAGCTAACATTATTAGATCTTTTATGTCAGAGTCCTTCCGGTACCTCTTATATTGTCTAGTGTCTTCTCCTCTCTTTCACTCGTCTCTCTGGATATGATTAATATAGACATATGTAGACAGAAATGATAACTTGGAAACATTTTCTTATGAGCAACATTAGAGACTTATCCGTATTTACATCATTTGCAGGTAACGCTGTCTGGAAATCAGCAACCTATACGTACTGAAATTACAGAGGCTGCCATGGAATTGGGGCCAGAAGTGAGTATATATTGCATAGAACATCTGAGTTATCTACTTCTATACCTGTCAAAATCTGTTACGTACTTAATACTTGGTGATTTAGAGATGGATTCTCAATTGTTAATCGTCTTTTGCTGTATGATTTAAGCAACCAATTTATCTGCAGTTTACCGGGAAGCTACCTCCGCTTATTGTGCCAATTGAGATCCTTAGATTCTTTAACTTATTCATGCTTGGCCTTTAACATACTATTTCATTGAACCATTATTTTTTTCCCTAAAAATCAAGATGCTTTTACTTGGCCTTAAGCGAGTAAACTATGCAAGTGGCATTTGCTGTATACTCCCTTGTTCTGTCAGAACAAATGAAACTATTCACGAATGCACTATACATTGTCAGTTGGTCTTCTTGAGCAAACGtttttcggaaacagcctctctactacCCCGCTCTACTCCctcgggataggggtaaggtctgcgtactcactaccctccccagaccccacttgtgggattacactgggttgttgttgttgttgttgcactaTACATTGGCACTTTCCCCTTTCAAGGAGCCATGTGGAATATAACAATATAACAATATATGCACAAGAGTCTGAATGTTTTTCTTGTGCAGAAACTTTCACTTTTAATTACAGAGGCATACAAGGATGCACATCAGAAAAGTGTACTAGTAAGAGCCTTAAActtcttccttttcattttaCTCCCTCGTTTCATTTTGTTTGACACTccttcctttttagtctgtttcaaaaataataactcCTATCTTCATTTAGATactataaattttaaattttcattttaccCTTAGTAACATAAATTTTATAGCTGCAAAAATATCTTCGCATGTTAGAGGCCACAAGttccaaactattttctttcttaaattctgTGTTTGTAAAACACCATCATGTGAGATGAAACGTAGGGAATATTTTTCGTGCAAGATAAGGCTGCATACGTAAGACCCAATATGGTCCGGTCCTTTTTAGACCTCGCACTAAGCCGGTGCTTAGGCCCTGCACTGCGCATTTTATCCACCCAAAGAGAATCAACAATGGTTCTCTATCTACTCTGTGTGACCCGAACCTTTGGGTTAACAGTTGGAGGTAGAGACGCTTCACCATCAGTGGCATATCTACCAAAGAAGCTGTGGGTTCACCTGAACCCATTGTTTCAACTGACCTGTATATCTGTCAGAAAAACTCATtagatatgtataaataatagaTCTTAAATTGGATGAAATATGGTAGAATTTCAAATCTGAACTCATAAAgttcaaatcctggatccgcctctgttcACCAATAGTCCATTAGTCCTCGATCGTCATCTCAAACATATAACTAAGCTCTTATGTCTCAGGCAATGAAGGAAAGAATGAGTGATCTTGCACAGAGCTTGGGAATGCCAGCAGGCCTCGGCGAAGGATTTAAACAGTGACATTGTCTCGTGAAGAATCATCCGTCACTGAGTTTCAATTTTGTACTCTAGACGATGTTAGTATATTTGCATCAACCTTATGAATACATGTTTAATTAAATTGTAGTTTATGAGTAAAGATTATGCATTCAAAGATTTGGTTTGAACGTTCAATTTCTTTCACAATGAATAGAGTTGTCAAAGATTTGAATCATCACTTTGAGTGCTCCTTCTTGAGATTTATTGTCAAATAtagtagaaatgacaccaggtagccacTCTAATGGGttgttatttaggaattagccaaTGCGTCCTGAATTTAAATTTCTCAGTAGAGCTGTCAAAATAGGCTTGGCCCGTGAGGCCAGCCCAACCCAGCTCGCTACTTGGGTAGGGCCGGGTTGGGATTGTTTTAACCCATTTAAAATTGAGGCTTATAAGCCCGGCCCAAGTCAGCTCGCTGGCCCTTGAGGCTTGACCAAGGCTGGGTCTGGGCTAGCCCGtgggccaaaaattaattaaattcatatttaaatatttaaaaaaagtaaaaactaaaaaaatattaactataaTCCATATTTTTCACCCTTAGAATTCTCATTTATCCTTCCATATCAActagaatttatatttttaatatgcatgtAGTATGACaagattagtttttcttttgcttaattaacAACGAACTAGAAAAGTTTTAAGTGGCCAATAgtaatttttttcaaaagaaatattATTTTAAGTGTCCAATGATCAATTTGGttactttaatatattattaattattaaattgctctTCAGTATAGAAAAATATCAAGTTTTAATACCTAAAGAAAATTGGAAAACACTAGcaaatttcatgaattttaaaaatttcatggactataatgatgaaatcaacaaaTAATGTTAAACCTAAATTAAAAAACCTTAACATATAAACTTATCGAAGCACTACCTGAATCTAAGGAAAGTGTAAGAaaagtattaaaaaaaaatattcatgtaactttaaaaaaagaagagctagagatatagagaatttgcatttcaattacgaGATTCCTTATCAAATATCAAGATTCTTGTACACTCTAAATAAACAGAAGTCGTTCATATGATTAAAAGATTATGCCAcgaaaaaatatctaaaaatttgaagaaatatttttctaaaaaagttGAAGGGCCGACCCGCCCTAGCCCGCGACCCTCTTAAGGCTGGGTTGGGCTGGCCGTTTTAAGGCCCATATAGATGGAGGGCTAGCCCGCCCTAGCCCACCAAATTTAAAAGCCCACGAGGCTTGGGCTGGGCTAGCCCGTTTTGACAGCTCTATTTCTCAGTTCAATTTTTCGGGACAAAAGTGTCCTGAATTGtcctgaagttaagattttttagtttaaaatttcaggacaaaataagtacGGGCTAATCTCTAAATACCATCCCTGAAAATGGCTATATGTCCACTTGCCCTGACAGTggagaatttttttaaaaaaactgtaTTTTACATGTCAATACATAAACATTGTACACTTTATTCTTTTTTCTAATGCCATAAatgttttatataaaaataaatataatgatAATACTCTTTTTAGCCACTGCTtagccttttttcttttctcatccAATAACAATTTTATTTGACCAAATGAAATAGAGTAGACATAGAGATTGGTGGCAactcgagacctctggttaagggaaGAACAATCTCATCCACTGCAACACATTCTTTAATGGTAAGCTCATTTAGTCTTGAGCATGTGGATCGCcttattattcttcatttataAAGTTTATTGAGcaattatttttgaggttataagaaACGATATATCACagctatttatatgcatcaagAATTTCTTTACAGTGAATACTTGCACttctaaccaacaacaacaacaacaacccagtgtaatcccacaagtggggtctggggagggtaatatgtacgcagaccttacctctacccgaggggcagagaggctgtttccaggagaccctcggctcaaagaggcaacaagagacactatattagtactatcaatagactcataataaaacaacataaaataccattaaatccataacataacataaataccataaaaacaaagtaacagcaatataagagatataagaaatacgagaaagatgtaaggtattaatacacagcaGATAAAGtccatcatcagtagttgatcaatagtatcttaagactaactcctaactgactagtctcactctagtacgctgtaaaaaagacatcacaatttttctaacctacaaccttaatgctcgatctccacaattccctgtttagggctATGTCCTCACTAACCCTAAGTCgcgtcatatcctgcctgatcacctctccccaatacttcttaggtctccctctacctctcttcgtacccaccaccgccagtcgttcacaccttctcagcggtgcatcagtgttcctcctctgaatgtgcccgaaccatctgagtcttgcttcccgcatcttgtcctccatgggggccacacccaccttctcttgaatatcttcatttctaatcttatccttccttgtatgcccgcacatccacctcaacatcctcatctctggaATACTTGCACTTCTAACCAAATATTGAAATTGGAAGCAATATCTTCTTCATGATGAAGATTATAGTAACTAAATAAAATTGACAAACTTAAGAAACTAGATCTGAATTTTAAAGTTAAATAGGTAAAAAAATTTAATACACTTAATGAACTTAACAAAGTTACTATTAGTCAGTGTGAATATAATTTGAAAAAACATTAGTTACATACCAaaatcttttaaattttttataacaaCCAAATCGAATTCATCACCTACATGaataaaataaatctaaaattttaacttgaaaaggaaaatatattaATGTGCTTATTTAAATTCATGAGTTCTAATTTTAAAGTAAATTATATGGAACTTTCTTTTGTATAATTATTCGGTATCTGAAAAATATTTAGCGAGAATTTTTATAAGTGATCCAAATATATTTAGAATTGAAACATGTTAGTTAttataattttgtaattatataattattcAGTAATCGAAATCTATTAATTCGGTTAATTCAAATTCATATCGCATAAGACATATTAAAAAGAAAGCGGTTTACTATAGTTATTTTCATTCTCAATGCTTGAATACAATTCAAGAAACCCTATTACACTTTATCAACAAAAAGTTATAGTTGAGCGGTAAATACTCATTTATCATTAATCAAAAGTCTCGGATTCGAACCCTAGgtgtatattatttttattagaaaACGTTTTACCCTTAATATGAAACTTTTCAATGTAAATATATTTAATCGGTCCCAATACGAATACCGAACATATTACACTTTTTTTTTTAGATGAAATTCGTTACTCTAAATAGGAAGTTACGCATTAATTTCGTGATAATAGAGGACAATTTGGTCTTCACACGGAGAAAAAAGTCAAAGCTGACGTCTTTTTCATATAAATACTCCAAAATTAGCATCTTTGCCTTAAATTTttcattttcgttttttttttcctttcaattcATTCCTTTGCCTTTTCCTCCTGATTTCACAAATTGATAGGTATGAATAAttaacatcctctttcttctaaTTAAAGTTactgatattatttatttatttatttatttataatccTTGCCTTCTTCTTTCCTAGTTTTTGGGTTAGCTGgatttattatgttgttttcgaTCTGGGatattttttattgtttaaaAGGTGCCTGGATTTGGGGTTTTTGTGGTGCGatctgagtttttttttttttttgtttaattgagGAAAtgattttttacttttatttttttataggtTTTGGTTGTAGTTTGATTGTTTGAATTATGAAAAAGATTTGGTGGGTTTATTGTTtttttaacttgatttggttTGAGGATTTGTGGGATTTTCATAAATTCTGATACTTTTCTCTTTTAAGTCAAAGTTCAGATTTTTAATTCCCTTGTGTATGCGCAGGACGTTAAATTTGATACATGTGCCTTTTCTTAATCTATAAATTTTAGTTTAGGAAACTCTTAATTTGCtttaaaagataaattatttACTGGTTTGAGAAAGAAGTGGATCTGAATAGAGCATATTAGATATGCCCCTAgggctttggtctagtggtaagagTGTAGCTTGTGATGTATGGGTTAGGCGTACTTCACGGGTTTGAACGTTGCTGCTGACAACAGCCTGGCATTTAAGTGGAGAAGTGCGGGTCTATTATACATCGAGTTCAGAACTAGTGGCGGAGCTAGGAATTTTACTAAGGGGTATCAAAATATATAGAAGTCAACACAGAAGAAAATAAGAGGAGTggacatatattatatatacataaaattaaaaaatttgacTGAGTTAAACAGTGTAATTTTCCTACGATACCCCTTAGTATtaggtggctccgccactgttTAGAACCATGCACCACTTCCCCGTTCATTTTAGTCGAACTAACAAGTTTGTGATTGTGGTGTAGGTAATTGAatattattttgtgattttttagcCCTTCTCCCTATCCTTTGATATGTGAGCTTTCAAAGTCTAGAAAATCTTAAAGCATTTTTATTGTTGCCAAGTTATGTTCTTTAAGAATTTTGGTTCTTagccgaccccaacttgtttgggattgaggtgtagttgttgttgtaagcttTTTCTTTCTTGATTGCTACACTTTCCTCTTTTAGGCGAAGAAAAGTTCTTAACTTTTCCATACGTTGAATCTGTTATAGGACCTGGATTTTGGTTCTCTTTTCCAGCTACATTCATCAACAATGCAAGTTTTATTTTCACTTGTTTTAAGGGGTTTAATTTGCCAGCTGAGAAGTGACGTTTTTTCTTAAAACTACGTCTTTTGTTTGCAGGGGTATATTTAGAGTCCAAAGATGTTAGAGCAGTTACTGATATTCACTAGAGGAGGCTTGATCCTCTGGACATGTAAAGAGCTTGGAAATGCTCTCAGAGGTTCTCCAATTGACACGTTGATTCGTTCATGTCTTTTGGAGGAACGTTCAGGTGCTGCTTCATATAATTATGATGCACCAGGAGCTGCATACACTCTTAAATGGACGTTTCACAATGAACTGGGGCTTGTGTTTGTTGCTGTGTATCAGCGAATTCTT
Above is a window of Nicotiana tabacum cultivar K326 chromosome 8, ASM71507v2, whole genome shotgun sequence DNA encoding:
- the LOC107777475 gene encoding nucleoid-associated protein At4g30620, chloroplastic-like; this translates as MASTSALSAGISNLHNFSSVAFYNPSPNVNQVGMWTLSRSGCRKVSDNPRPMQIRALFGGKKDDNENNKAGLLGNMQNLYETVKKAQNVVQVEAVRVQKELALAEFDGYCEGELIKVTLSGNQQPIRTEITEAAMELGPEKLSLLITEAYKDAHQKSVLAMKERMSDLAQSLGMPAGLGEGFKQ